From [Clostridium] symbiosum, a single genomic window includes:
- the rpsE gene encoding 30S ribosomal protein S5 → MKRTKIDASQFELEDKVVAIKRVSKTVKGGRTMRFSALVVVGDKNGHVGAGMGKAAEVPEAIRKGKEAAARNLVAIPFDENNSIPHDFIGKFGSANVLLKKAPEGTGIIAGGPARSVLELAGYKNIRTKSLGSNNKTNVVLATIEGLCSIKTPEEVAKLRGKSVEEILN, encoded by the coding sequence ATGAAACGTACAAAAATTGATGCCAGCCAGTTCGAGTTAGAAGATAAGGTAGTGGCAATCAAACGTGTGTCCAAAACTGTTAAAGGCGGACGTACAATGAGATTTTCCGCATTAGTAGTAGTTGGTGACAAAAACGGGCACGTTGGTGCAGGTATGGGTAAAGCTGCTGAGGTTCCGGAAGCTATCCGTAAAGGAAAAGAAGCTGCAGCAAGAAACCTTGTAGCGATTCCGTTTGATGAAAATAACAGTATCCCACATGACTTCATCGGCAAATTTGGAAGTGCAAACGTACTTCTGAAGAAGGCTCCTGAAGGTACAGGTATTATCGCAGGAGGTCCGGCACGTTCCGTTCTGGAGCTTGCAGGATACAAGAACATCCGTACAAAATCCTTAGGCTCCAACAACAAGACCAACGTTGTTTTAGCTACTATCGAGGGATTATGTTCAATTAAGACACCTGAAGAGGTTGCAAAACTCCGTGGTAAATCTGTAGAAGAGATTCTGAACTAA
- the rplO gene encoding 50S ribosomal protein L15, with product MDLSNLQPAVGSKHSDSFRRGRGHASGNGKTAGKGHKGQKARSGATRPGFEGGQMPLYRRIPKRGFTNRNSKTIIGINVSELERFDNDSVVTVETLIEAGIVKNPRDGVKILGNGELTKKLTVKADAVSEGAKAKIEAVGGTCEVI from the coding sequence ATGGATTTATCTAATTTACAGCCGGCTGTAGGTTCAAAACACAGCGACAGCTTCAGAAGAGGCCGTGGACACGCTTCAGGTAATGGTAAGACTGCTGGTAAAGGACATAAGGGCCAGAAAGCTCGTTCCGGTGCAACTAGACCGGGATTTGAAGGCGGCCAGATGCCTTTATACAGACGTATCCCGAAGAGAGGATTCACGAATAGAAACTCTAAGACAATCATTGGTATCAATGTCAGCGAATTAGAGAGATTTGACAACGATTCAGTTGTTACAGTAGAAACATTAATCGAAGCAGGTATCGTTAAAAACCCACGCGATGGCGTTAAAATTCTTGGCAACGGCGAGCTGACCAAGAAACTCACTGTGAAAGCAGATGCTGTTAGTGAAGGAGCAAAAGCCAAGATTGAAGCAGTTGGCGGAACCTGCGAGGTGATCTAA
- the rpsM gene encoding 30S ribosomal protein S13 produces the protein MARISGVDLPREKRVEIGLTYIYGIGRTSASRILAEAGVNPDTRVKDLTDDEVKRIAAVITESQVVEGDLRREIAMNIKRLQEIGCYRGIRHRKSLPVRGQKTKTNARTRKGPRKTVANKKK, from the coding sequence ATGGCTCGTATTTCAGGTGTTGATTTACCAAGAGAAAAACGCGTCGAGATCGGTTTAACTTACATCTACGGTATTGGTAGAACAAGTGCAAGCCGTATTCTTGCAGAGGCTGGCGTTAATCCTGACACACGTGTTAAGGATTTAACTGACGACGAAGTTAAGAGAATCGCAGCAGTCATCACTGAAAGTCAGGTTGTTGAAGGTGATTTACGTAGAGAAATCGCTATGAACATCAAGAGACTTCAGGAGATCGGATGCTACAGAGGAATTCGTCATAGAAAGAGCCTTCCTGTTCGTGGTCAGAAGACCAAGACTAACGCAAGAACACGTAAGGGACCGAGAAAGACAGTAGCGAACAAGAAGAAATAA
- a CDS encoding N-acetylmuramoyl-L-alanine amidase family protein — protein sequence MKKKRRWIGPLVSICMAACMVFGGAAVSYAASSRKTISKVSITLDLNLDAGESLPDLEAGKDSGFNVRAGNDRYVASEAQWVSSTSKDVKIGSTYTLKVWLEAEDPDTYGFVGTYKASNVTVKGGTFVSASRKGYDTLIVTVKTKPVKGEYEAPDEAEWKQNQLGHAKWDKVSGVDAYDVTLYKGNSAIYKVKAYKGTTINFYPYMTSAGTYSFKVRSTPSSDNQKDYADSSDWTESDEIYVAKESVSDGSGKIDYNNTNSAANNSTSQVGWIQDGSRWWYRYPDGTYQKDSWLFINNIWYLFDKDGWMLTGWQEKNGNWYYLDNNGAMRKGWVQATNGWYYLNPGPDGTEGAMFKNQWLDSNGKRYYLGENGVMCEGWTQVGGNWYYFYPGDGSMAVNTTISTFYVGADGVWRR from the coding sequence ATGAAAAAAAAACGCAGGTGGATTGGTCCGCTTGTTTCCATATGTATGGCAGCCTGTATGGTATTCGGAGGAGCAGCCGTTTCCTATGCTGCTTCATCCAGAAAGACAATCAGTAAAGTTTCTATTACCCTGGATCTGAATCTGGACGCCGGAGAGAGTCTTCCGGATCTGGAAGCAGGGAAGGACAGCGGGTTTAACGTGCGTGCCGGCAACGACAGATATGTGGCAAGTGAGGCGCAGTGGGTCAGTTCCACATCAAAAGATGTAAAGATTGGAAGTACCTATACGCTTAAAGTATGGCTGGAGGCGGAGGATCCGGATACTTACGGATTCGTTGGAACCTACAAAGCCAGCAATGTAACGGTCAAGGGCGGAACTTTCGTTTCCGCGTCGAGAAAAGGCTATGATACCCTGATTGTGACGGTGAAGACAAAGCCGGTGAAGGGCGAATACGAGGCTCCCGATGAGGCCGAGTGGAAACAGAACCAATTAGGACATGCAAAGTGGGATAAGGTGAGCGGCGTGGATGCCTATGACGTTACCCTCTACAAAGGAAACAGCGCCATATACAAGGTGAAAGCATATAAAGGCACAACGATCAATTTTTATCCGTACATGACAAGTGCGGGAACGTATTCCTTCAAGGTGCGTTCCACGCCGTCGAGTGACAATCAGAAGGATTATGCGGACAGCAGCGACTGGACGGAATCCGATGAGATCTATGTCGCCAAAGAATCGGTTTCAGACGGTTCGGGTAAAATCGATTATAATAATACGAACAGTGCGGCAAACAATTCCACATCCCAGGTCGGCTGGATTCAGGACGGAAGCCGCTGGTGGTACCGCTATCCCGACGGCACTTATCAGAAGGATTCATGGCTGTTTATCAACAATATCTGGTATCTGTTCGACAAGGACGGATGGATGCTGACCGGATGGCAGGAGAAGAACGGCAATTGGTATTACCTGGACAATAACGGCGCAATGAGAAAGGGCTGGGTACAGGCAACCAACGGCTGGTATTACCTAAATCCGGGGCCGGACGGAACCGAAGGAGCGATGTTCAAGAACCAGTGGCTGGACAGCAACGGCAAGAGATATTATCTGGGCGAGAACGGCGTAATGTGTGAGGGATGGACCCAGGTAGGGGGAAACTGGTATTATTTCTATCCGGGAGACGGAAGTATGGCTGTAAACACTACGATCAGCACCTTTTATGTGGGAGCGGACGGAGTATGGCGCAGATAG
- the secY gene encoding preprotein translocase subunit SecY, whose protein sequence is MLKTLQNAFKIKEIREKILYTFFMLVVIRIGSQLPIPGVQTNFFDELFSRQSSDAFGFFNTITGGSFTNMSVFALSITPYITSSIIMQLLTIAIPKLEEMQREGEDGRKKIAEYTRYLTVGLALMQSIAMSVGFGGRGLLIDFNAVSVIVAITTMTAGSAMLMWIGERITEHGVGNGISIVLLFNIISTLPSDMITIYERFLVGKNVPVATVSLIIILAIILAMVVFVIVLQDAERRIPVQYSKKMQGRKMVGGQSSNIPLKVNTAGVIPVIFASSLMSFPVVIAEFFQVDYNTIGGKLLRMLNSGSWFHAEYPVYSIGMIVYIGLIVVFAYFYTSITFNPLEVANNMKKSGGFIPGIRPGKPTSDYLNSILNYIVFIGACGLIVVCLIPIMVSGIFSVGHMSFGGTSLIIIVGVVLETIKAVESQMLVRNYRGFLND, encoded by the coding sequence ATGTTAAAAACACTCCAGAACGCTTTTAAGATAAAGGAAATCAGAGAGAAAATCCTCTACACTTTCTTTATGCTGGTTGTGATCCGTATCGGTTCGCAACTGCCGATCCCGGGAGTACAAACGAATTTCTTCGATGAACTGTTTTCAAGACAGTCCAGCGATGCATTTGGATTTTTCAATACGATTACTGGCGGTTCGTTTACGAACATGTCAGTATTCGCCTTGAGCATCACACCATATATCACATCTTCCATCATCATGCAGCTTCTCACGATAGCGATTCCAAAACTGGAAGAGATGCAGCGTGAAGGTGAGGACGGAAGAAAGAAAATTGCAGAGTATACACGTTACCTCACTGTAGGCCTTGCGCTTATGCAGTCTATTGCCATGTCCGTAGGATTTGGCGGCAGAGGTCTTCTGATTGACTTCAATGCAGTCAGTGTTATCGTTGCCATCACTACGATGACGGCAGGTAGTGCAATGCTCATGTGGATTGGTGAGAGAATTACAGAGCACGGAGTTGGAAATGGTATTTCCATCGTCCTTCTGTTCAATATCATTTCCACACTGCCCAGCGATATGATTACCATTTATGAGAGATTCCTCGTTGGTAAGAATGTGCCTGTGGCAACTGTATCACTGATCATTATCCTGGCGATTATCCTTGCCATGGTAGTGTTCGTTATTGTTTTGCAGGATGCGGAGCGGAGAATTCCGGTTCAGTATTCCAAGAAGATGCAGGGCAGAAAGATGGTGGGCGGCCAGTCCTCCAATATTCCTCTGAAAGTAAATACCGCAGGCGTTATTCCTGTAATCTTTGCTTCCTCCCTGATGTCTTTCCCGGTTGTTATCGCAGAGTTTTTCCAGGTGGATTACAATACCATTGGCGGAAAACTTTTAAGAATGCTTAACTCCGGTTCATGGTTCCATGCGGAATATCCTGTATATTCAATTGGTATGATAGTTTATATCGGCTTGATCGTGGTGTTCGCGTATTTCTACACATCCATCACATTCAATCCGTTGGAAGTTGCAAATAACATGAAAAAATCCGGCGGCTTTATCCCGGGCATCCGTCCAGGTAAGCCAACGTCTGATTATCTGAACAGCATTTTAAATTATATCGTATTTATCGGCGCCTGCGGTCTTATCGTAGTTTGCCTGATCCCGATTATGGTATCCGGAATCTTCTCTGTTGGGCATATGTCCTTCGGCGGAACATCCCTGATCATTATTGTCGGCGTTGTCCTTGAGACAATTAAGGCGGTAGAGTCACAGATGCTTGTTCGTAATTACAGAGGATTTTTAAACGATTAA
- a CDS encoding bL17 family ribosomal protein, which produces MAGYRKLGKTSSQRKALLRNQVTNLLYHGKIVTTEARAKEVKKIAEGLIAMAVKEKDNFETVKVTAKVARKDKDGKRVKEVVDGKKVTVYDEVEKEIKKDKPSRLHARRQMLKVFYDITEVPTAKAGRKKNTKSVDMPAKLFDEIAPKYVNRNGGYTRIVKIGQRKGDGAMEVLLELV; this is translated from the coding sequence ATGGCAGGATATAGAAAGCTGGGAAAAACTTCCAGCCAGAGAAAAGCATTACTTAGAAACCAGGTTACCAATCTGTTATACCACGGCAAAATCGTTACAACTGAAGCAAGAGCGAAAGAAGTAAAGAAAATCGCCGAGGGCTTAATTGCAATGGCAGTTAAGGAAAAAGATAACTTCGAAACCGTTAAGGTTACTGCAAAAGTTGCGCGCAAAGACAAAGACGGCAAGAGGGTAAAGGAAGTTGTTGACGGCAAGAAAGTAACCGTTTACGACGAAGTAGAGAAAGAAATCAAGAAAGACAAACCATCCAGACTTCATGCAAGAAGACAGATGTTAAAAGTTTTCTATGATATCACAGAAGTTCCTACTGCAAAAGCAGGCAGAAAGAAAAACACAAAATCCGTAGATATGCCGGCAAAACTCTTTGATGAGATTGCTCCTAAATACGTTAACCGTAACGGTGGATACACAAGAATCGTTAAAATCGGCCAGCGTAAGGGCGACGGCGCTATGGAAGTTTTATTAGAGCTTGTTTAA
- the map gene encoding type I methionyl aminopeptidase — translation MAVTIKSPREIELMREAGRILAVTHEELAKNLKPGMSTWDIDHMGEEIIRSYGCIPSFKNYNGYPASICVSVNDEVVHGIPNREHYIEEGDIVSLDAGVIYKGYHSDAARTHGVGEISAEAKQLIEVTRQSFFEGIKFAKPGNHLNDISAAIQKYAESFGYGVVRDLVGHGIGTHLHEDPEVPNFARRRKGILLQPGMTLAVEPMINAGSYDVVWMDDDWTVVTDDGSLSAHYENTILITEDGPEILSIL, via the coding sequence ATGGCAGTAACGATTAAGTCTCCCAGAGAGATTGAGCTGATGAGAGAGGCGGGAAGAATCCTTGCCGTCACTCACGAAGAGCTTGCAAAAAACCTGAAACCCGGCATGTCCACATGGGACATTGACCATATGGGTGAAGAAATCATACGCAGCTATGGGTGTATTCCTTCCTTTAAGAATTATAACGGCTATCCTGCGTCTATCTGTGTGTCGGTCAATGATGAGGTGGTACACGGAATTCCGAACAGGGAGCACTATATAGAGGAAGGCGACATTGTAAGCCTGGATGCAGGTGTTATCTATAAAGGATATCATTCCGATGCGGCCAGGACCCATGGAGTCGGTGAAATAAGCGCAGAAGCGAAGCAGCTCATAGAAGTAACCAGACAAAGTTTCTTTGAGGGGATTAAATTTGCCAAACCTGGCAATCATCTAAATGATATTTCCGCGGCTATCCAGAAATACGCCGAAAGTTTCGGCTATGGGGTAGTCAGGGACCTGGTAGGTCACGGGATCGGCACTCATTTACATGAAGATCCGGAGGTGCCCAACTTCGCAAGGCGGAGAAAAGGCATTCTTCTGCAGCCCGGCATGACGCTGGCTGTGGAGCCAATGATCAACGCGGGAAGTTATGATGTGGTCTGGATGGATGACGACTGGACTGTAGTGACGGATGACGGCTCTTTGTCGGCTCATTATGAAAATACCATTCTCATTACCGAGGATGGACCAGAGATTTTATCAATACTATGA
- a CDS encoding KOW domain-containing RNA-binding protein, with product MAGYEAGCLVRSLAGHDKGNIFIIIKEDAEYVYLADGRLRTVADPKRKKKKHVQISRIRDEKLCEKLVNGGTVRDEEVKRFIQCNGRII from the coding sequence ATGGCAGGATATGAAGCAGGCTGTCTTGTCCGGTCTTTGGCCGGTCATGACAAAGGAAACATATTTATCATAATCAAAGAAGATGCGGAATATGTTTACCTGGCGGATGGAAGACTCCGCACCGTGGCAGATCCGAAGCGCAAAAAGAAGAAGCATGTTCAGATATCCCGTATCCGCGATGAAAAGCTTTGTGAAAAGCTGGTGAACGGCGGTACCGTCAGAGATGAAGAGGTGAAACGCTTCATTCAATGTAACGGGAGAATCATTTAG
- the rplR gene encoding 50S ribosomal protein L18 — translation MVSKQSRSEVRVKKHARLRNRYSGTAQRPRLAVFRSNNHMYAQIIDDTVGNTLVAASTAEKAIKAELEKTNNVDAAAYVGTVIAKRAIEKGIKEVVFDRGGFIYHGKVQALADAAREAGLEF, via the coding sequence ATGGTTAGCAAACAGTCAAGAAGCGAAGTTCGCGTAAAGAAACATGCTAGATTACGTAATCGTTACTCTGGAACAGCTCAGAGACCGCGTTTAGCAGTGTTTAGAAGTAATAATCATATGTATGCTCAGATTATTGACGATACAGTTGGCAATACTTTAGTTGCAGCTTCAACAGCAGAGAAGGCAATCAAAGCTGAGCTCGAGAAGACAAACAACGTAGATGCGGCAGCTTACGTTGGTACTGTAATCGCAAAGAGAGCAATCGAAAAAGGTATTAAAGAAGTTGTCTTTGACAGAGGCGGATTCATATATCACGGTAAAGTTCAGGCATTAGCAGATGCAGCTCGCGAAGCTGGTCTGGAATTCTAG
- a CDS encoding adenylate kinase → MKIIMLGAPGAGKGTQAKRIAEKYQIPHISTGDIFRSNIKEGTELGMKAKQFMDQGLLVPDEVTIGMLLDRIHQDDCENGYVLDGFPRTIPQAESLTKALSGMGEAIDYAIDVDVPDENIVSRMSGRRACLNCGATYHVTFAPPAKTGICDVCGAELVLRDDDKPETVQKRLSVYHEQTQPLIDYYKEKGVLHSVDGTKEMEEVFQSITEILGA, encoded by the coding sequence ATGAAGATTATTATGTTAGGAGCACCGGGGGCCGGCAAAGGCACGCAGGCCAAAAGAATTGCAGAGAAATATCAGATCCCTCATATCTCTACCGGAGATATCTTCAGATCTAATATTAAGGAAGGTACGGAGCTGGGCATGAAGGCGAAACAGTTCATGGATCAGGGACTCTTGGTACCGGATGAAGTTACGATCGGAATGCTTCTTGACCGTATCCACCAGGACGACTGTGAGAATGGTTATGTTCTGGATGGCTTCCCAAGGACAATTCCGCAGGCTGAGAGCCTGACAAAAGCCCTTTCCGGCATGGGAGAGGCGATCGACTATGCAATTGACGTGGACGTTCCCGATGAGAACATCGTGAGCAGAATGTCAGGACGCCGCGCATGCTTAAACTGTGGAGCAACTTACCATGTAACATTTGCTCCCCCTGCAAAGACAGGTATCTGCGACGTATGTGGAGCAGAGCTGGTTCTCAGGGATGACGATAAACCTGAGACGGTTCAGAAACGTCTGTCAGTTTACCACGAGCAGACACAGCCGCTGATTGACTATTATAAGGAAAAAGGCGTGCTGCATTCCGTAGACGGAACCAAAGAAATGGAAGAAGTTTTCCAGAGCATCACTGAGATTTTAGGAGCATAA
- a CDS encoding N-acetylmuramoyl-L-alanine amidase family protein, with protein sequence MFKRRTRGLWIGFAAALIIAGSAFTAYADTTIANIRVTFKNNYDSDGGEILEPTLTAGSGYEVEDVSWSKELNKWSPGSKVTATVTLVPGSGRSFNGSYSSKKSTISGADFVSAKRNEEGNLVVKATYYPVVQLGQTEKAGWSDLTKTKAVWKKVKYATAYQLRLYRGDDEYVTTLTLEGTNVDLTEYITKEANYFYEVRATSKNSNDANYRRSGDYVTSEDSFVDNLGEVGGRWRQDRIGRRYTDENGVEAVNGWRYVLGTWYYFDENGYAVTGWRLINGKWYYMDAECRMLTGWLNLNDKWYYTDSTGAMAVGWYQLSPSEWYYFYEDGSMAVNTVIDGYTIGGDGKMQ encoded by the coding sequence ATGTTCAAGAGAAGAACAAGGGGATTATGGATCGGTTTTGCGGCGGCGCTGATCATAGCGGGCAGCGCTTTTACAGCATATGCGGATACAACGATTGCCAACATCAGAGTGACGTTCAAGAATAACTACGACAGCGACGGCGGAGAGATTCTGGAGCCTACCCTGACGGCCGGAAGCGGTTATGAAGTTGAAGATGTGTCCTGGAGCAAGGAGCTTAACAAGTGGAGCCCAGGCTCGAAAGTGACGGCAACGGTTACCCTGGTTCCGGGAAGCGGGAGATCATTTAATGGATCCTACTCTTCTAAGAAGAGCACCATCAGCGGCGCAGATTTTGTTTCCGCCAAGAGGAACGAGGAGGGCAACCTGGTCGTGAAAGCGACGTATTATCCGGTTGTGCAGCTCGGACAGACGGAGAAAGCCGGATGGAGCGATTTGACGAAGACGAAGGCGGTTTGGAAGAAAGTAAAGTACGCTACGGCATATCAGCTCAGGCTGTACCGGGGCGATGACGAGTATGTGACGACACTGACGCTGGAAGGGACAAACGTTGATCTGACGGAGTATATCACCAAAGAAGCAAACTATTTCTATGAGGTGAGAGCCACCTCAAAGAACAGCAATGACGCAAACTACAGACGAAGTGGAGACTATGTGACATCAGAGGATTCATTCGTGGATAACCTGGGAGAAGTGGGAGGCCGCTGGCGTCAGGACCGCATCGGACGCCGGTATACCGATGAGAACGGCGTTGAGGCGGTAAACGGCTGGCGCTACGTTCTGGGCACCTGGTATTACTTTGATGAGAACGGCTATGCGGTTACCGGCTGGCGCTTAATCAACGGCAAGTGGTACTACATGGACGCAGAATGCAGGATGCTGACTGGCTGGCTTAACCTGAACGACAAATGGTATTATACGGATTCCACTGGAGCCATGGCTGTCGGCTGGTATCAGCTCTCGCCTTCCGAGTGGTACTATTTTTATGAGGATGGCAGCATGGCTGTGAACACAGTGATAGACGGCTATACAATAGGCGGAGACGGAAAGATGCAGTAA
- the infA gene encoding translation initiation factor IF-1 yields MSKADVIEIEGVVVEKLPNAMFKVELENKHVVLATISGKLRMNYIRILPGDKVTMEMSPYDLSKGRIIWRDK; encoded by the coding sequence ATGTCAAAAGCAGATGTAATTGAAATTGAAGGCGTTGTGGTTGAAAAATTACCGAACGCGATGTTCAAAGTGGAGCTGGAGAACAAACACGTAGTTTTAGCTACTATCAGCGGAAAACTTCGTATGAATTATATCAGAATTCTGCCGGGCGATAAGGTTACGATGGAGATGTCTCCATATGACCTGTCCAAGGGAAGAATTATCTGGAGAGATAAATAG
- a CDS encoding DNA-directed RNA polymerase subunit alpha codes for MFDFEKPKIEIAEISEDKRYGKFVVEPLERGYGTTLGNSLRRIMLSSLPGAAVSQVKIDGVLHEFSSIPGVKEDVTEIIMNIKSLAIKNLSETNEPKTAYIEFEGEGVVTAADIQVDSDIEILNPEQVIATLSGGTDSKFYMELNITKGHGYISADKNKNDELPIGMIAVDSIYTPVERVNMTVENTRVGQVTDFDKLTLDVFTNGTLAPDEAVSLAAKVLSEHLNLFIDLSENARTAEVMVEKEDNEKEKVLEMNIDELELSVRSYNCLKRAGINTVEELCNRTPEDMMKVRNLGRKSLEEVLAKLKELGLQLNPSEEA; via the coding sequence GTGTTCGATTTTGAAAAACCGAAAATTGAAATTGCTGAGATTTCAGAAGACAAAAGATACGGCAAGTTTGTAGTTGAACCACTCGAAAGAGGATATGGAACTACTTTAGGAAATTCTTTAAGAAGAATTATGCTCTCTTCTTTGCCTGGCGCAGCAGTAAGTCAAGTGAAAATCGATGGCGTTTTGCATGAATTCAGTTCGATTCCCGGTGTAAAGGAAGATGTAACTGAGATTATTATGAACATCAAAAGTTTGGCAATTAAGAATCTGAGCGAAACGAATGAGCCGAAGACAGCTTATATCGAGTTCGAAGGAGAAGGCGTTGTAACGGCCGCTGATATCCAGGTTGATTCTGACATTGAGATTTTAAATCCTGAGCAGGTAATTGCCACATTGAGCGGCGGTACGGACAGTAAGTTCTATATGGAACTGAACATCACCAAGGGCCACGGCTACATCAGCGCAGACAAGAATAAGAACGACGAACTTCCAATCGGAATGATCGCCGTGGATTCCATCTATACACCGGTAGAGCGTGTCAATATGACCGTTGAGAATACCCGTGTAGGCCAGGTTACCGACTTCGATAAACTGACACTGGATGTGTTTACAAACGGAACTCTTGCTCCTGATGAGGCAGTCAGCCTGGCAGCTAAGGTTCTCAGCGAGCATTTAAATCTGTTCATTGACCTTTCCGAGAATGCCAGAACCGCAGAGGTTATGGTAGAGAAGGAAGACAATGAAAAAGAGAAAGTGCTTGAGATGAACATTGATGAACTGGAATTATCCGTACGTTCATACAACTGTTTAAAGAGAGCAGGTATCAATACCGTGGAGGAACTGTGCAACAGGACTCCGGAAGATATGATGAAGGTCAGAAACCTGGGCCGCAAGTCATTGGAAGAGGTACTTGCCAAATTAAAAGAATTAGGCTTACAGCTCAACCCGAGCGAAGAGGCTTAA
- the rpmJ gene encoding 50S ribosomal protein L36 yields the protein MKVRSSVKPICEKCKIIKRKGSIRVICENPKHKQRQG from the coding sequence GTGAAGGTTAGATCATCGGTTAAACCAATTTGCGAAAAGTGCAAGATCATTAAAAGAAAAGGCAGTATCAGAGTAATCTGTGAAAATCCAAAGCACAAACAAAGACAGGGCTGA
- the rpsK gene encoding 30S ribosomal protein S11, translating into MAKKVSTGKKVTKKRVKKNVERGQAHIQSSFNNTIVTLTDAQGNALSWASAGGLGFRGSRKSTPYAAQMAAETATKAALIHGLKSVDVMVKGPGSGREAAIRALQACGLEVTSIKDVTPVPHNGCRPPKRRRV; encoded by the coding sequence ATGGCTAAAAAAGTGTCAACTGGTAAAAAAGTGACAAAAAAGCGTGTAAAGAAAAACGTTGAACGCGGACAGGCGCACATCCAGTCATCTTTTAATAACACAATCGTTACCTTAACAGATGCTCAGGGTAATGCATTGTCATGGGCTAGTGCTGGCGGTCTGGGATTTAGAGGTTCAAGGAAATCTACTCCATATGCAGCTCAGATGGCTGCAGAAACTGCTACAAAGGCAGCTCTCATCCATGGCTTAAAGTCAGTAGACGTTATGGTAAAAGGTCCGGGATCAGGCCGTGAAGCAGCAATCCGTGCCCTTCAGGCATGTGGTCTTGAAGTAACCAGCATTAAGGACGTAACTCCGGTTCCGCATAACGGATGCCGTCCGCCAAAACGTAGAAGAGTCTAA
- the rpsD gene encoding 30S ribosomal protein S4, protein MAVDRVPVLKRCRSLDLDPIYLGIDKKSKRELKRTNRKMSEYGLQLREKQKAKFIYGVLEKPFRNYYAKASRMSGQVGTNLMILLECRLDNVLFRMGFGRTRKETRQIVDHKHVLVNGKPVNIPSYRVKAGDTIEIKEKYKTSQRYKDILEVTAGRMVPAWLEADAENLKGVVKELPTRDEIDVPVNEVLIVELYSK, encoded by the coding sequence GTGGCAGTAGATAGAGTTCCTGTACTTAAAAGATGTAGATCTCTTGACCTGGATCCGATTTATTTAGGAATCGACAAGAAATCCAAGAGAGAGTTAAAGAGAACCAATAGAAAGATGAGCGAGTATGGTCTCCAGTTAAGAGAGAAACAGAAAGCAAAATTCATCTATGGTGTGTTAGAGAAACCTTTTAGAAATTATTATGCTAAAGCTTCCAGAATGTCCGGACAGGTTGGTACCAACCTCATGATCCTTCTGGAGTGCAGACTTGATAATGTATTATTCAGAATGGGCTTTGGCCGCACGAGAAAAGAGACAAGACAGATCGTAGATCACAAGCATGTACTGGTTAACGGAAAGCCGGTAAATATTCCGTCTTACCGCGTAAAAGCTGGTGACACAATCGAGATCAAAGAGAAGTACAAAACTTCACAGAGATATAAAGATATATTAGAGGTAACAGCCGGAAGAATGGTACCTGCATGGTTAGAGGCTGACGCTGAAAACTTAAAGGGTGTCGTTAAAGAGTTACCAACCAGAGACGAAATTGATGTTCCTGTTAATGAAGTGCTTATCGTCGAGTTATATTCCAAATAA
- the rpmD gene encoding 50S ribosomal protein L30, translating into MAEKLKITLVKSPIGAVPKQKATVEALGLKKLHKTVEMPDNGAVRGMIQCVRHLVKVEEI; encoded by the coding sequence ATGGCAGAGAAATTAAAAATCACTTTAGTAAAATCTCCTATCGGTGCCGTTCCGAAGCAGAAAGCAACTGTTGAAGCTTTAGGCTTAAAGAAGTTACACAAGACAGTTGAGATGCCGGATAACGGTGCAGTCAGGGGCATGATTCAGTGTGTAAGACACTTGGTAAAAGTTGAAGAAATCTAA